The Pleurodeles waltl isolate 20211129_DDA chromosome 7, aPleWal1.hap1.20221129, whole genome shotgun sequence genome includes a region encoding these proteins:
- the LOC138303540 gene encoding zinc finger protein 169-like isoform X3 produces the protein MDARGGSPQQGPGVAPVSFSEVAACFSEEEWKLLQGWQKELYKSVMKELYQAVASLGPLIATSIFSLKPAKRDGLQFRDPQDSEIRSFCDYYSTGPTLVPSSSDEDDDRDSFSLDPKDSERSAGLGRVRERACNTPVVPFRMKEEEQSCFTDCRDSGPREDSINPARARPLQAKEEGAVGVPSECTQLRHPSSMKPVEISALARLVIVQPGDETAAVSSDHLGEKVRKSSSDSNSGHEIIAFCIKDEEETSFMDYHAMKIIKSVARPIGEDSGNNRRTSGYCLAGAEEARESGEMIERSKGIGLKSCGKPANSLTRLWPESNRELGRRTHLCDGACPPPGHHSKHYPGASILQRSDGYRDLGNNLLNERLLTSHRNTKINPQVNLRRYSCTECVKSFKTKTELTRHLRTHSGEKPYHCALCGNRFSLRHHLLGHQRTHTGERPYQCVECKKRFTFKGNLKKHQRTHLAK, from the exons GCTCCAGTTTCATTCAGTGAAGTTGCTGCCTGTTTCTCAGAAGAGGAGTGGAAGCTTTTACAAGGATGGCAGAAAGAACTTTACAAGAGTGTGATGAAGGAACTTTACCAAGCTGTGGCATCTCTGG GCCCTCTCATCGCCACCTCCATCTTTTCATTAAAACCTGCAAAGAGGGATGGGCTACAATTCAGGGATCCCCAGGACTCCGAGATCAGAAGCTTCTGCGATTATTATTCAA CAGGACCGACACTGGTTCCATCATCTAGTGATGAAGATGACGACAGGGACTCCTTCTCCCTGGACCCGAAGGACTCTGAAAGAAGCGCAGGACTGGGCCGTGTCAGAG AACGTGCATGTAACACACCCGTTGTTCCGTTCAGAATGAAGGAAGAAGAACAGAGCTGTTTTACGGACTGTCGCGACTCTGGACCCAGAGAGGACTCCATCAACCCTGCAA GAGCGCGACCGCTTCAGGCCAAGGAGGAGGGTGCAGTCGGAGTCCCCAGCGAGTGCACCCAGCTTCGACACCCCAGCTCAATGAAGCCCGTGGAGATCAGCGCCTTGGCGAGGCTGGTCATTGTGCAGCCCG GTGATGAGACGGCTGCAGTTTCCAGCGATCATCTTGGTGAGAAAGTCCGAAAAAGCAGCAGTGACTCCAACTCAG GACATGAGATCATTGCGTTCTGCATAAAAGACGAAGAAGAGACAAGTTTCATGGACTATCATGCCATGAAGATTATTAAAAGTGTCGCTAGACCCATAG GAGAAGACAGCGGCAACAACAGAAGAACATCTGGGTACTGTctagcaggagctgaagaagcTAGAGAAAGTGGAGAAATGATTGAGAGAAGTAAAGGGATTGGTCTCAAGAGCTGTGGGAAGCCAGCAAATTCTCTGACTCGTTTGTGGCCAGAAAGTAATCGTGAACTGGGAAGGAGAACACATCTGTGTGATGGCGCCTGTCCTCCTCCAGGTCATCATTCCAAGCACTATCCGGGAGCCTCCATCCTGCAGAGATCGGACGGGTACAGGGATTTGGGGAACAATTTGTTAAATGAAAGGCTCCTCACATCTCATCGAAATACCAAGATCAATCCACAGGTCAATTTGAGACGATATTCATGTACTGAGTGTGTGAAATCTTTCAAGACAAAGACCGAGCTTACGAGACACTTGCGAACGCATTCAGGAGAGAAGCCCTATCATTGCGCGTTGTGTGGGAATCGCTTCAGCCTGAGGCACCATCTGCTTGGGCACCAGAGAACCCACACTGGGGAGAGACCGTACCAATGCGTGGAATGCAAGAAGAGGTTCACTTTTAAAGGAAACCTCAAGAAGCACCAAAGGACACACCTGGCGAAGTAG
- the LOC138303540 gene encoding zinc finger protein 282-like isoform X1 codes for MDARGGSPQQGPGVAPVSFSEVAACFSEEEWKLLQGWQKELYKSVMKELYQAVASLGPLIATSIFSLKPAKRDGLQFRDPQDSEIRSFCDYYSTGPTLVPSSSDEDDDRDSFSLDPKDSERSAGLGRVRERACNTPVVPFRMKEEEQSCFTDCRDSGPREDSINPATPEDNTQVVSFVMKEDEMTHSMDLQQSRDRIRCSPGARPLQAKEEGAVGVPSECTQLRHPSSMKPVEISALARLVIVQPGDETAAVSSDHLGEKVRKSSSDSNSGHEIIAFCIKDEEETSFMDYHAMKIIKSVARPIGEDSGNNRRTSGYCLAGAEEARESGEMIERSKGIGLKSCGKPANSLTRLWPESNRELGRRTHLCDGACPPPGHHSKHYPGASILQRSDGYRDLGNNLLNERLLTSHRNTKINPQVNLRRYSCTECVKSFKTKTELTRHLRTHSGEKPYHCALCGNRFSLRHHLLGHQRTHTGERPYQCVECKKRFTFKGNLKKHQRTHLAK; via the exons GCTCCAGTTTCATTCAGTGAAGTTGCTGCCTGTTTCTCAGAAGAGGAGTGGAAGCTTTTACAAGGATGGCAGAAAGAACTTTACAAGAGTGTGATGAAGGAACTTTACCAAGCTGTGGCATCTCTGG GCCCTCTCATCGCCACCTCCATCTTTTCATTAAAACCTGCAAAGAGGGATGGGCTACAATTCAGGGATCCCCAGGACTCCGAGATCAGAAGCTTCTGCGATTATTATTCAA CAGGACCGACACTGGTTCCATCATCTAGTGATGAAGATGACGACAGGGACTCCTTCTCCCTGGACCCGAAGGACTCTGAAAGAAGCGCAGGACTGGGCCGTGTCAGAG AACGTGCATGTAACACACCCGTTGTTCCGTTCAGAATGAAGGAAGAAGAACAGAGCTGTTTTACGGACTGTCGCGACTCTGGACCCAGAGAGGACTCCATCAACCCTGCAA CTCCTGAGGATAACACGCAGGTTGTGTCGTTTGTTATGAAAGAAGATGAAATGACCCACTCAATGGATCTTCAGCAGTCGAGAGACAGAATCAGGTGTTCCCCAG GAGCGCGACCGCTTCAGGCCAAGGAGGAGGGTGCAGTCGGAGTCCCCAGCGAGTGCACCCAGCTTCGACACCCCAGCTCAATGAAGCCCGTGGAGATCAGCGCCTTGGCGAGGCTGGTCATTGTGCAGCCCG GTGATGAGACGGCTGCAGTTTCCAGCGATCATCTTGGTGAGAAAGTCCGAAAAAGCAGCAGTGACTCCAACTCAG GACATGAGATCATTGCGTTCTGCATAAAAGACGAAGAAGAGACAAGTTTCATGGACTATCATGCCATGAAGATTATTAAAAGTGTCGCTAGACCCATAG GAGAAGACAGCGGCAACAACAGAAGAACATCTGGGTACTGTctagcaggagctgaagaagcTAGAGAAAGTGGAGAAATGATTGAGAGAAGTAAAGGGATTGGTCTCAAGAGCTGTGGGAAGCCAGCAAATTCTCTGACTCGTTTGTGGCCAGAAAGTAATCGTGAACTGGGAAGGAGAACACATCTGTGTGATGGCGCCTGTCCTCCTCCAGGTCATCATTCCAAGCACTATCCGGGAGCCTCCATCCTGCAGAGATCGGACGGGTACAGGGATTTGGGGAACAATTTGTTAAATGAAAGGCTCCTCACATCTCATCGAAATACCAAGATCAATCCACAGGTCAATTTGAGACGATATTCATGTACTGAGTGTGTGAAATCTTTCAAGACAAAGACCGAGCTTACGAGACACTTGCGAACGCATTCAGGAGAGAAGCCCTATCATTGCGCGTTGTGTGGGAATCGCTTCAGCCTGAGGCACCATCTGCTTGGGCACCAGAGAACCCACACTGGGGAGAGACCGTACCAATGCGTGGAATGCAAGAAGAGGTTCACTTTTAAAGGAAACCTCAAGAAGCACCAAAGGACACACCTGGCGAAGTAG
- the LOC138303540 gene encoding zinc finger protein 282-like isoform X2: MDARGGSPQQGPGVAPVSFSEVAACFSEEEWKLLQGWQKELYKSVMKELYQAVASLGPLIATSIFSLKPAKRDGLQFRDPQDSEIRSFCDYYSRPTLVPSSSDEDDDRDSFSLDPKDSERSAGLGRVRERACNTPVVPFRMKEEEQSCFTDCRDSGPREDSINPATPEDNTQVVSFVMKEDEMTHSMDLQQSRDRIRCSPGARPLQAKEEGAVGVPSECTQLRHPSSMKPVEISALARLVIVQPGDETAAVSSDHLGEKVRKSSSDSNSGHEIIAFCIKDEEETSFMDYHAMKIIKSVARPIGEDSGNNRRTSGYCLAGAEEARESGEMIERSKGIGLKSCGKPANSLTRLWPESNRELGRRTHLCDGACPPPGHHSKHYPGASILQRSDGYRDLGNNLLNERLLTSHRNTKINPQVNLRRYSCTECVKSFKTKTELTRHLRTHSGEKPYHCALCGNRFSLRHHLLGHQRTHTGERPYQCVECKKRFTFKGNLKKHQRTHLAK, translated from the exons GCTCCAGTTTCATTCAGTGAAGTTGCTGCCTGTTTCTCAGAAGAGGAGTGGAAGCTTTTACAAGGATGGCAGAAAGAACTTTACAAGAGTGTGATGAAGGAACTTTACCAAGCTGTGGCATCTCTGG GCCCTCTCATCGCCACCTCCATCTTTTCATTAAAACCTGCAAAGAGGGATGGGCTACAATTCAGGGATCCCCAGGACTCCGAGATCAGAAGCTTCTGCGATTATTATTCAA GACCGACACTGGTTCCATCATCTAGTGATGAAGATGACGACAGGGACTCCTTCTCCCTGGACCCGAAGGACTCTGAAAGAAGCGCAGGACTGGGCCGTGTCAGAG AACGTGCATGTAACACACCCGTTGTTCCGTTCAGAATGAAGGAAGAAGAACAGAGCTGTTTTACGGACTGTCGCGACTCTGGACCCAGAGAGGACTCCATCAACCCTGCAA CTCCTGAGGATAACACGCAGGTTGTGTCGTTTGTTATGAAAGAAGATGAAATGACCCACTCAATGGATCTTCAGCAGTCGAGAGACAGAATCAGGTGTTCCCCAG GAGCGCGACCGCTTCAGGCCAAGGAGGAGGGTGCAGTCGGAGTCCCCAGCGAGTGCACCCAGCTTCGACACCCCAGCTCAATGAAGCCCGTGGAGATCAGCGCCTTGGCGAGGCTGGTCATTGTGCAGCCCG GTGATGAGACGGCTGCAGTTTCCAGCGATCATCTTGGTGAGAAAGTCCGAAAAAGCAGCAGTGACTCCAACTCAG GACATGAGATCATTGCGTTCTGCATAAAAGACGAAGAAGAGACAAGTTTCATGGACTATCATGCCATGAAGATTATTAAAAGTGTCGCTAGACCCATAG GAGAAGACAGCGGCAACAACAGAAGAACATCTGGGTACTGTctagcaggagctgaagaagcTAGAGAAAGTGGAGAAATGATTGAGAGAAGTAAAGGGATTGGTCTCAAGAGCTGTGGGAAGCCAGCAAATTCTCTGACTCGTTTGTGGCCAGAAAGTAATCGTGAACTGGGAAGGAGAACACATCTGTGTGATGGCGCCTGTCCTCCTCCAGGTCATCATTCCAAGCACTATCCGGGAGCCTCCATCCTGCAGAGATCGGACGGGTACAGGGATTTGGGGAACAATTTGTTAAATGAAAGGCTCCTCACATCTCATCGAAATACCAAGATCAATCCACAGGTCAATTTGAGACGATATTCATGTACTGAGTGTGTGAAATCTTTCAAGACAAAGACCGAGCTTACGAGACACTTGCGAACGCATTCAGGAGAGAAGCCCTATCATTGCGCGTTGTGTGGGAATCGCTTCAGCCTGAGGCACCATCTGCTTGGGCACCAGAGAACCCACACTGGGGAGAGACCGTACCAATGCGTGGAATGCAAGAAGAGGTTCACTTTTAAAGGAAACCTCAAGAAGCACCAAAGGACACACCTGGCGAAGTAG
- the LOC138303540 gene encoding zinc finger protein 282-like isoform X4 codes for MDARGGSPQQGPGVAPVSFSEVAACFSEEEWKLLQGWQKELYKSVMKELYQAVASLGPLIATSIFSLKPAKRDGLQFRDPQDSEIRSFCDYYSTGPTLVPSSSDEDDDRDSFSLDPKDSERSAGLGRVRERACNTPVVPFRMKEEEQSCFTDCRDSGPREDSINPATPEDNTQVVSFVMKEDEMTHSMDLQQSRDRIRCSPGARPLQAKEEGAVGVPSECTQLRHPSSMKPVEISALARLVIVQPGDETAAVSSDHLGEKVRKSSSDSNSGHEIIAFCIKDEEETSFMDYHAMKIIKSVARPIEN; via the exons GCTCCAGTTTCATTCAGTGAAGTTGCTGCCTGTTTCTCAGAAGAGGAGTGGAAGCTTTTACAAGGATGGCAGAAAGAACTTTACAAGAGTGTGATGAAGGAACTTTACCAAGCTGTGGCATCTCTGG GCCCTCTCATCGCCACCTCCATCTTTTCATTAAAACCTGCAAAGAGGGATGGGCTACAATTCAGGGATCCCCAGGACTCCGAGATCAGAAGCTTCTGCGATTATTATTCAA CAGGACCGACACTGGTTCCATCATCTAGTGATGAAGATGACGACAGGGACTCCTTCTCCCTGGACCCGAAGGACTCTGAAAGAAGCGCAGGACTGGGCCGTGTCAGAG AACGTGCATGTAACACACCCGTTGTTCCGTTCAGAATGAAGGAAGAAGAACAGAGCTGTTTTACGGACTGTCGCGACTCTGGACCCAGAGAGGACTCCATCAACCCTGCAA CTCCTGAGGATAACACGCAGGTTGTGTCGTTTGTTATGAAAGAAGATGAAATGACCCACTCAATGGATCTTCAGCAGTCGAGAGACAGAATCAGGTGTTCCCCAG GAGCGCGACCGCTTCAGGCCAAGGAGGAGGGTGCAGTCGGAGTCCCCAGCGAGTGCACCCAGCTTCGACACCCCAGCTCAATGAAGCCCGTGGAGATCAGCGCCTTGGCGAGGCTGGTCATTGTGCAGCCCG GTGATGAGACGGCTGCAGTTTCCAGCGATCATCTTGGTGAGAAAGTCCGAAAAAGCAGCAGTGACTCCAACTCAG GACATGAGATCATTGCGTTCTGCATAAAAGACGAAGAAGAGACAAGTTTCATGGACTATCATGCCATGAAGATTATTAAAAGTGTCGCTAGACCCATAG aaaactAA